A part of Aegilops tauschii subsp. strangulata cultivar AL8/78 chromosome 2, Aet v6.0, whole genome shotgun sequence genomic DNA contains:
- the LOC109780455 gene encoding uncharacterized acetyltransferase At3g50280 has protein sequence MKGGGVKILSRRMVMPEYEASSRPREPDTVHLTPWDLRRITVDYIQKGVLLPKPPTGVHVVEHLASSFARALGRFYPLAGRFTVAPVANDGNGAPSPRPGLTISLRCSDEGAEFVHAVAPGVTVADITGALCTPRVVWSFFPLNGVLGTDAVVDPSLPLLAAQVTELADGVFVAMSLNHCAADGTTFWDLFNTWSEISRNKSGISTAPPLRVQRWFHDGCPVPIPLPFAKVQDMARRFEYPPVQECSIHFSPESIKKLKAKANAEMAGTATATISSLQALFAHLWRAVCRARGLAPEQETKLTLPMGCRTRIKGIPQGYIGNAVAGAVGRTPVGEILGDGRLGRTAWLLNRAVASFDEAGLTAELASWSRNPSFRYAADYGTEPAVLVMSSSPRFDVYGNDFGWGRPVAVRSGAGSKLDGMVTVYEDGGGSGGMELEVCLAPDVLVRLVADEELMGASVGARLARGGRCTGGASEEFAGGGMHQSYSYSTAGELMPEPQYENQIMSRKMEV, from the coding sequence ATGAAAGGTGGCGGTGTCAAAATCTTGTCGCGGCGCATGGTCATGCCGGAGTACGAAGCGAGCTCGCGGCCTCGGGAGCCTGACACCGTCCACCTGACGCCATGGGACCTGCGGCGGATCACCGTTGACTACATCCAGAAGGGCGTCCTCCTGCCCAAGCCTCCGACCGGCGTCCACGTCGTCGAACACCTCGCGTCGTCCTTCGCGCGCGCCCTGGGCCGCTTCTACCCCCTCGCCGGCCGCTTTACCGTCGCGCCAGTGGCCAACGACGGCAACGGGGCGCCGTCACCTCGACCGGGCCTCACGATCTCGCTTCGCTGCAGCGACGAAGGCGCCGAGTTCGTCCACGCCGTGGCGCCCGGGGTCACCGTCGCCGACATCACCGGGGCGCTCTGCACCCCACGTGTGGTCTGGTCCTTCTTCCCTCTCAACGGGGTGCTCGGGACGGACGCGGTCGTCGACCCCAGCCTGCCGCTCCTGGCCGCGCAGGTCACCGAGCTCGCCGACGGCGTCTTCGTCGCCATGTCGCTCAACCACTGTGCCGCCGACGGGACGACGTTCTGGGACCTGTTCAACACATGGTCGGAGATCAGCCGAAACAAGAGCGGCATATCTACGGCGCCGCCACTCCGGGTTCAGAGGTGGTTCCACGACGGCTGCCCCGTGCCGATCCCTCTGCCGTTCGCCAAGGTGCAAGACATGGCCAGGCGGTTCGAGTATCCGCCGGTGCAGGAATGCTCGATCCATTTCTCCCCGGAGAGCATAAAGAAGCTGAAGGCGAAGGCCAATGCCGAGATGGCCGGCACGGCCACGGCCACCATCTCGTCTCTGCAGGCCCTGTTCGCGCACCTATGGCGAGCGGTGTGTCGAGCCCGGGGGCTGGCGCCGGAGCAGGAGACGAAGCTCACGCTCCCCATGGGATGCCGGACACGCATAAAGGGCATTCCGCAGGGCTACATCGGCAACGCGGTGGCAGGCGCAGTCGGCAGGACGCCCGTCGGCGAGATCCTGGGAGACGGCCGGCTGGGCCGGACGGCGTGGCTCCTGAACCGCGCCGTCGCCTCGTTCGACGAGGCGGGCTTGACGGCCGAGCTCGCGTCTTGGTCCCGAAACCCCAGCTTCCGGTACGCGGCCGACTACGGCACGGAGCCTGCGGTGCTGGTGATGAGCAGCTCGCCGCGGTTCGACGTGTACGGCAACGACTTCGGGTGGGGCAGGCCGGTGGCCGTCCGGAGCGGCGCCGGGAGCAAGCTGGACGGGATGGTCACGGTGTACGAGGACGGCGGAGGGAGTGGCGGCATGGAGCTGGAGGTGTGCCTCGCTCCTGATGTGCTCGTCAGGCTCGTCGCCGACGAAGAGCTGATGGGAGCGTCGGTAGGAGCTCGACTGGCCCGAGGCGGTAGGTGCACCGGCGGTGCATCGGAGGAGTTTGCCGGTGGAGGCATGCATCAGTCATACTCATACAGTACTGCTGGTGAACTCATGCCTGAGCCCCAGTACGAGAACCAAATAATGTCGCGCAAGATGGAAGTCTAG
- the LOC120961813 gene encoding uncharacterized protein, whose amino-acid sequence MEEGVADAATGGGMDGAVEGVADAAPVSASVGHGGEAKGVHGGEAEGVPGAPLEGVHGGKAEGGPGAAPEGGHGGEAEGGPGATASDASAPAWLQGMDPNSTYLLKIKLLGNPKKARKDIKCFCYDKVIDSDLTNYKDLVESIVEQYSPRYLEVAHVQYYDPSLKIYPEVTSDQELVSMFEKLSKTKVVHLFVAYCDPSEPYEPITEWHIDVHIQPSNTEQDDDDYLRNPIPENEHVGVDEENIYLDDDDYDKLDPLIMVRCSDKERDEDYVPDHESEDESDEEVEEDEEVHEAEHAPHLEYDKLDPPMTEGRKYPNMAEFKLALSQHAIKHEFEFNTEKSAPHRFRAYCSRRDEDKCPWRIYASTMEDGCTVMVRKNSCGHDCSSTKRKKKIKNATKRWICEHVKDWLIEDATLGPKALRKKLKEHHGINIKYKRVNMGKLLALKELYGDCDTSFDNLYSFKAQIERCCPGSIVIIEHHTIKYKIRFKRFFVALKPCIDGFLSGCRPYLAVDSTFLTGRFKGQLASATAVDGHSWMYLVCMGVFDSETNENWIWFMQLVRQAMGQAIGSPRGLTICTDAGQPVMTGVKEVFPEAEHRECMFHLVSNFKKKFHGKVFDDHLWAAAYSWNPYLFVKNWVAMDIAKPTATAYLRKWHTRLWSRS is encoded by the exons ATGGAGGAGGGCGTGGCCGATGCTGCTACTGGTGGCGGGATGGACGGCGCGGTGGAGGGCGTGGCCGACGCTGCGCCGGTCTCGGCCTcggtcggccatggtggggaggcGAAGGGCGTCCATGGCGGGGAGGCGGAGGGAGTTCCAGGCGCGCCACTGGAGGGCGTCCATggcgggaaggcggagggaggtCCAGGTGCGGCGCCGGAGGGCGGCCATGGCGGGGAGGCAGAGGGAGGTCCAGGTGCGACGGCCTCGGATGCAAGTGCTCCGGCATGGCTACAAGG GATGGATCCAAATTCAACATATTTGCTGAAAATCAAATTGCTTGGCAACCCAAAAAAAGCTAGGAAGGATATCAAATGCTTTTGTTATGATAAGGTTATTGATTCCGACTTAACAAATTATAAGGACTTGGTTGAATCAATCGTAGAGCAGTACTCGCCTCGCTATTTGGAAGTTGCACATGTTCAGTACTATGATCCTTCTCTTAAAATCTACCCAGAAGTAACATCTGACCAGGAATTGGTgtctatgtttgagaaactctcTAAGACAAAGGTTGTGCACTTGTTTGTTGCATATTGTGATCCATCTGAACCATATGAGCCTATCACGGAGTGGCATATTGATGTGCATATCCAACCTAGCAACACAGAACAAGACGATGATGATTATCTTCGCAACCCAATACCTGAGAATGAACATGTTGGTGTTGATGAGGAAAATATTTATTTAGACGATGATGATTATGATAAATTAGATCCTCTTATCATGGTTCGCTGTTCCGATAAAGAAAGGGACGAAGACTATGTTCCTGATCATGAGAGCGAGGATGAGAGCGATGAGGAAGTAGAGGAAGATGAGGAAGTGCACGAGGCAGAGCATGCACCACATTTAGAATATGATAAATTAGATCCCCCAATGACCGAAGGAAGAAAATATCCCAATATGGCAGAGTTCAAGTTGGCGCTTTCTCAACATGCAATCAAACATGAATTTGAGTTTAACACCGAGAAAAGTGCACCACATAGGTTCAGGGCTTATTGTTCAAGAAGGGATGAAGATAAGTGTCCATGGAGGATATATGCTTCTACAATGGAAGATGGGTGCACCGTAATG GTGAGAAAGAACTCTTGTGGTCATGATTGCTCAAGTACAAAAAGGAAAAAGAAGATAAAGAATGCAACCAAGCGGTGGATATGTGAGCACGTGAAGGATTGGCTAATTGAGGATGCAACTCTAGGACCAAAGGCATTGCGAAAGAAGCTTAAAGAGCACcatggaatcaacatcaagtacAAGAGAGTAAACATGGGTAAGCTGCTAGCCTTGAAGGAACTATATGGTGATTGTGATACAAGCTTTGATAATCTGTATAGTTTTAAGGCACAAATTGAAAGGTGTTGCCCCGGTAGCATAGTGATAATTGAGCACCACACAATAAAATATAAAATCAGATTTAAGAGATTTTTTGTCGCTTTGAAGCCTTGCATCGACGGGTTCCTTAGTGGTTGCAGGCCATACTTGGCAGTAGATAGCACCTTCTTGACAGGCAGATTCAAGGGGCAACTGGCTAGTGCTACCGCCGTTGATGGCCATAGTTGGATGTATCTAGTTTGTATGGGTGTTTTTGATTCTGAAACTAATGAGAACTGGATCTGGTTCATGCAATTGGTTAGGCAAGCCATGGGGCAAGCCATAGGATCCCCAAGGGGTTTAACCATATGCACCGACGCTGGGCAGCCAGTGATGACAGGTGTAAAAGAAGTGTTCCCAGAGGCTGAACATAGGGAATGTATGTTTCACTTGGTgtccaacttcaagaagaagttTCATGGAAAGGTTTTTGATGACCACCTTTGGGCTGCTGCTTACTCATGGAACCCATATTTATTTGTGAAAAATTGGGTTGCAATGGACATAGCAAAGCCAACGGCAACTGCATATCTTAGGAAGTGGCACACTAGGTTGTGGTCTAGGAGTTAG